One genomic window of Punica granatum isolate Tunisia-2019 chromosome 1, ASM765513v2, whole genome shotgun sequence includes the following:
- the LOC116192955 gene encoding uncharacterized protein LOC116192955 encodes MTLNLGSPCLSHFSQSHSPSLHLPRLLDAVLTSHSPSSSLSLRSYLALSAASSSFPHRASLSESKNGVADDPAPTPGPGVLTDKLLSEVAGAKDSDEVLRIIEEQSGRSSGVVSVPDCCSIIAASLDRNNAELALSVFYAMRASFVQGVGEDGPFVERWRWPRPDVQVYTLLIHGLAASLRVSDALRIIDGICKVGVSPGEEVPFGKVVRCPACMIAVAVAQPQDGVQIASCAKCRYKYELVSGDITNIESEEVSMDVPAWKRGLRFLGLAKQSIPAAVHSIVVQMPSGVARTHRFATETVDLPAQAGERVTIASAAPSNVYREVGPLKFRPKAPNFYPGEPMCLTNHKDGRESLLLRAPPKDGTSSFLSPSVVFPLLAVLATGDAATGAIDPSLPQLLSAGVVASLAAGATLNALVLPELNKIPQRSVDAIAIKQQLLSQYSLLQSRIKDLREAAEKEVWMLARMCQLENKIYAVGEPSYRARKSRVKRVREGLENSLRGRIELIDSYARISSMIEIEVEMDSDVLAAEAASNVERAAEQIQQIMEIENLEERWRLQVEANDEAERLLSEEQD; translated from the exons TCCACCTCCCCAGGCTTCTCGACGCCGTCCTCACCTCCCACTCCCCCTcttcttccctctctctcagAAGCTACCTTGCCCTCTCCGCCGCCTCGAGCTCATTTCCCCACCGCGCCTCCCTCAGCGAGAGCAAGAACGGCGTCGCTGACGACCCCGCTCCCACCCCTGGGCCTGGGGTGCTCACCGATAAGTTGCTGAGCGAAGTGGCGGGCGCTAAGGACTCCGACGAGGTGCTCAGGATCATCGAGGAGCAGTCAGGGAGGAGCAGCGGGGTCGTCAGCGTTCCCGACTGCTGTTCTATCATAGCCGCCTCTCTTGATCGTAACAATGCGGAGTTGGCCCTGTCTGTCTTCTATGCTATGCGTGCTAGTTTCGTTCAAG GTGTAGGTGAAGATGGTCCCTTTGTCGAGAGGTGGAGATGGCCTAGACCCGATGTGCAGGTCTACACACTGTTGATTCATGGCCTCGCAGCCTCATTGCGGGTTTCGGATGCTCTCAGGATAATTGATGGTATATGCAAAGTGGGAGTATCTCCTGGCGAGGAG GTTCCTTTTGGGAAGGTTGTCAGGTGTCCAGCTTGTATGATAGCTGTTGCTGTTGCACAACCTCAAGATGGTGTTCAA ATTGCTTCCTGCGCCAAGTGCCGTTATAAATATGAGCTTGTTTCTGGTGACATTACCAATATCGAGTCAGAAGAAGTCAG CATGGATGTCCCAGCATGGAAAAGAGGGTTGAGATTTCTTGGATTAGCAAAGCAAAGCATACCTGCTGCTGTTCACTCCATAGTG GTCCAGATGCCTTCTGGTGTGGCACGGACCCATAGGTTCGCAACTGAAACAGTCGACCTCCCTGCCCAAGCTGGGGAGAGGGTCACAATTGCTTCAGCAGCTCCTTCAAACGTTTATCGTGAGGTGGGACCCTTAAAGTTCAGGCCAAAGGCCCCCAATTTCTATCCTGGAGAGCCCATGTGCCTCACGAATCACAAGGACGGTCGTGAATCGCTGCTATTAAGAGCTCCTCCAAAAGATGGAACTTCATCCTTCCTCAGTCCCTCTGTTGTATTTCCACTCCTTGCTGTACTTGCTACTGGAGATGCTGCAACTGGAGCAATTGATCCAAGCTTGCCCCAGCTCCTCTCAGCTGGTGTAGTTGCTTCTCTTGCTGCTGGGGCTACTTTAAATGCTTTGGTTCTTCCTGAGTTGAACAAA ATTCCGCAAAGGTCAGTGGATGCAATTGCCATCAAGCAGCAGCTTTTATCACAATATTCTCTGCTTCAATCTCGCATCAAGGACCTGAGAGAAGCCGCTGAAAAAGAG GTTTGGATGTTAGCTCGTATGTGCCAGTTGGAGAACAAGATTTATGCCGTAGGAGAACCATCTTATCG TGCTAGGAAAAGTAGAGTCAAACGGGTTCGAGAAGGCCTGGAAAACTCACTTAGAGGACGTATTGAACTGATTGACAGCTACGCCAGA ATATCTTCCATGATAGAAATCGAAGTGGAAATGGACTCGGATGTTTTGGCAGCCGAAGCAGCTAGCAATGTG GAAAGGGCCGCTGAACAAATCCAACAGATCATGGAGATTGAAAACCTTGAAGAG AGATGGAGACTGCAAGTGGAAGCCAACGATGAGGCAGAGAGACTCTTGTCCGAAGAACAGGATTAG